The Papaver somniferum cultivar HN1 chromosome 6, ASM357369v1, whole genome shotgun sequence genome segment GCAGTGCGTACAACACCCAGCCATCCTTAACACCCATAAGTCGATCATTCTCCAAGCGACCTCACTCCCTTGGCTATTGACGCATGCCATACGCAGTCAGTGCATGTTTTTCACCACCATTTATGAAACTTTCATTCACAACATTGCTACCAGAAAAAACATGCCCCTCGCTTCTACCAATACCTGGAACAAATTCACATACTTATGCAATCCCAGCCTAAAATTATGTTGCAACATCACACAAATTTTAATCAAACTCAACACACATATTCACATTCAATCGAAGAAATTTGCAATAAACATTGTAATTTTCTTGCATTGCAAAGTTATTTACCTGACGCTTGGAAGGAATCAATTTGGCCCTCTTTGGACCGCCTTGACTCTCATCAGTGGATATCTACCCCCCTTACATCTTACTGGTTCTCAAAGTATGATCTTCACTTGGAAATCTACTCGACATAAAATTGCCAAAAGGTCGCCTGGTTCTACTTTGGAAAAACTGAATGAGAAACTGAAAGAACTTCCTCTCTCAATGGGTTTATTTGGAATGGGAAGAGCAATAGTTTTCAAATCACAACCGTCAATTGTCCGAGGTGGCACTGAGATTTCTAATCCTAGATATTGGCCTTGCACGATGTTATAATTTGGCAGGTCTACTGGGTACCCTCTTTGGCCTATCATAAGTAACCCCACTTCATTGGCTCATGCTCAGCGGCAAAAAACACTTGGTGCTCATAAGTCGCCCACATCAGCGGGTCGGACTCTGGATAAAACTCACTGGATATTATCCGCGGACAAGGGCCCGCCTGAAATTTTTTCTCATCCTGAGGGAGGCTCTTCCACATATCTGACTCAGAGTCCTTCTCACTGCATCACCAGTCAGACGAAAGCTGATTCTTAATCAACTTGGACTAAAACTTTCTGGTGGAAGATATTTTTCCTTAACTCAGACATCCCACATTCACAGGCTGTAAACAGTAACAAGGTAAATGATCATCAAGGTAATAGGGTAAGAACAACTCAACACTACTCAGCTTCAGCTATCACCAATGCTTTAGATTTCAGTACTATGTCTTTCGACAGGTCGCAGTCCAAAGCGCCATTATCCATGATCGACCAAGTCAACAAGCTACAAGCTGTCCACTCAAAGGACAAGTACGACTGCATAAGAATCTCTACTACTTTTGTTACTTTTCTCAGTCACGAAAAGGCGCAAAAACAGCCCGTGAAcaattttcaaattaaagttGGTCACATCAACATCACCCTGTTTGTCCACTTCGCTAACCTTCCCAACCAAATTAACTCTAACTCTCTCACACATTTCACTCTCTGGTTTCACTTCTTTCCAACAATGGCCTCCTCCTCCAACTCTAACCCACCTTCCATTGAGAACCTAGTCAAGAAAATGAATACAGCCTTAACTATCCCAGAGGGTTTATTTTCCGAAGTTTTAATTAATTCTGAGAACATCAGAACCAAACAAGTCCAGGATTGGAAAAGTTGCTTCATTGGAAAACTATGTAGTAATATCCGCTTCCAAACATCCAGAGTTAGCAACTTCATCAACGCTCACTGGGAGATGATTGGCAGAATTGAGGTAGAAatatggaacaaaagaagaaatttcTACATTCTCAGAACCACTAATGAAGATGATTACAACACTATGAGAGATGGAGGCACTAGAGGAGTATTTGATAAGATGATGGTTCTAGTAGGTGTACCTGCAAAAGGTCCAGAACTAATTAATGAAGAATTATTCTCTAAAGTCATGATCTGGCTTTTAATTAAGAGGATTCCTACCCACATATTCCCAGACATTCAAAATATCATTCAACCAATTGGTGTATTTCAATGCTCAAGAAAACCATATGGTAGAGACAAATTTGAGAAAAATGTGGAAGTCAAAGTTACCATCAATGTAACCAGATCTCTCAAATTTGGAATAGAAACCTACGAAACTCCTACCTTATCTCACTGGTTAGAGTGTGCTTATGCTCTCAATGGCATCAAGTTCTGCAAAGTATGTAGAATTCTTGATCACCCAATCCCTCCTTGCCCTACACCaccaaatcaaaacattgatgatTTCCACCACTTACCAACCCCCCAACCAGCATCTGCACCTATAACTCCCAGACAAAAATTGGTTTAAGCTGGAAAAGCTATAATTCATAGGCATTGCTCTAatgctgatgttgttgttgtgtttgaagCAAAAATGAAAATTTCCAAGAGACTGGAGCTTGAAAAGTCAATAGAAAACATCGCATCTACATCAAAAAATCATATCATTTTTGGATCTCAATATCATTCTGCTGAAGCTCAGGCTCCTACTACTGAAGCTCATGACTTCCCTCACCCAGATGTTTTATCCTGTCAAATCAAACATAAAAGATTAGAGTTGGCAAAAAAGATAGCTGGTCGGTACAAGAAAAAATTACCAAAGTGGAAAGCGGCTGCTAGAATCacttcaaacaacaacaacaacttgagAAAAAATGATGAGAATACAACTGCAGCAAATCTAGCTGTTGCTGAGCAATTTTTCCCAGTCTCCTCTACACCAAAGTTCTTCCCCACTCACTCCCTACCTACTTTAGCTCAGATCAAAGCAAATATGGAAGCTGAAGCAACTAAGAAGAAAAAAGCTGCTTGGAAAGGTAAGAAACAAGATCATAACTTTGAGAATCTGGATGACATCTTTCTCAGCCCTTCCTCCACACAATTTGCtgataccaagaggaagaaggcCACACCAAATGAATAAAATGCAACTTTTACCAGAAAGGACATGACAAGTGCAAAAATATACAAGGATCATACAGACTTCAGTCAGGAACAGATGAGTTCTCATCACATCACTTGGCTAATGGCTCTTTGGATTGCTCAGTTGCTGGAACAAGGGTATACATTCTCAACCTAACCTTTTACTGGCAGCTCTTAAATCTTTCTTCTACTATCTTCCATGTGTTATTTGCATCTCATAATCACGATGATAGTATTACTAGAAGACTTGCCTCAAAGTATCCAGCAGTGTCATATTTTTGGCAATTTTTCACTTCCTTAGCTTGGAATTTTCAAGGATTGGGCACTAGGGATGCTAAAAGATATCTCAATGACATGCTTAATAAATTGAACCCTGACATCATATTCTTGTCTGAAACTAGACAAAAGCATGATAAACTCAAGAAAACTCTTCATGACTTGGGTGTTACCAATTTCTGGAATGTTAATCCAGGAGGGGAAAGTGGCACTGCTGGTGGATTGGCCTTATTATGGAAAAGCAATCTAAATGTGGAAATTTTAGATTTCTCTACAACACATATTAATGCTATTATCAGAATTGTCAATATCCCCCCTTGGTTATTTACAGGTTACTATGGTAATCCCTTTGATACTCAATCCAAGTTAAAATCTTGGAAAAATCTTGGAAAAATCTTGAGCAGACTGCAATCTCCAATAAATTACCTTGGTTGGTAATGGGATATTTCAACTTCATTCTCCATGATACTGAAAATTTTAGTACTCACCTTATTGATGCCAATGAAGCCTCAATCTTCAATGCAAAGATTCAAGACTTAGATCATATTGATCTTGGATTCTCTGCTTTCCCCTTCACTTGGTCAAACAAGAGAAAAGGCCATGCTCTAACTGATTGGATAGAGGACTAGAAAATTATAGTTGGCTGGATATTTTTTCAAACACTACTATCACCAATATGCTAGCCATTGGGTCTGATCATCATCCAATACTGTTAAATTCTAATCCTCACTGGAAAATGGTAAGATACCATTCAAATTTTTTGGCCCTTGGTTAGATCATGTTGATTGCAGGAAAATTATAGTTGAATGCTGGAACAAGGTCACTCCAGGTTCAAGTGCCTTCTTCATTGCTAGGAAACTTAAAGATATCAAATTACAAATCATAGTTTGTAACAATGAAGTTTATGGAAATATCAAAACCAACATTGAAGAATGTAAGCAACACTTAACTTGGGTTACACACTTACTACTTCAGAGCAGACAGAGGGAAATCTCTAGCTGATGCTAGAAATCAACTCAAAAACTGGCATGATATTGAAGAGAAATTCTGGAAAACTAAGAGCAGGGACCAACTTATCAAGCTGGGTGATCAAAACACATGTTACTTCCACATAGCCTCAAAAAGTAGAGCAAGGAGGAATAAAATTGAAACTATTCAAACTGAAGAAGGTATTTGGATCACTGAACACCAGGAGTTTAAGGATTTTTTTACCAATCATTTTTCACATATGGCTACAACTAAAATTACCAACTCCTTTTCTGAAATAATTAACCTCATCCCCTCAACCATATCTGCTGAAGAGAATATCACCCTCAACAGAAAGCCAGAACCTGAAGAAATCAAAGTTATCTTATTCAGTATGGCAAATGACAAAGCTCCAGGTCCATATGGATTTCCACCAAACTTCTTTAAAATCAACTGGGATATTATAGGTAATGATATTGTTTCAATGGTTCAACACTTCTTCCTCTCTAGTCACTTGCTAAAAGAGATGAATGCTACCTTCATAGCCCCCATTCCCAAGATAGATAACCCTACCTCCCCTAGCCACTTCAGACCTATCAGTCTCTGTAACACTACctacaaaatcatttcaaaacttctagcccaaataaagaaactttaatcaacaaaatcatatccccttaCCAATCTGCTTTCATCTCTGGGAGGCAAATTTCTGATAATATAATTATTGCTCATGAAATTATACCCACTATGAGatcaaaaagaggaaaaaaaggaaACTCAGGTTCTATGGGAATAAAAATTGATATGGAAAAGGCTTTTGACAGAGTGGATTGGGACTTCTTAATAACAATTATGAATAAAATTGGCTTTGATGATCTATGGTGCAACAAGATCTATCAATGTATTTCTACCACAACTTCAACTGTTCTCATCAATGGATCTCCAGGTAAATTTTTCAAACCCTCTAGAGGcataagacaaggtgatcctctaTCTCCTTATCTTTTTCTGATCTGTATGGAATCCCTCTCAAGAACCTTATTGCATGCTGAGGAGATATGCCTTATTCATGGGATAAAGATCTTCAAAACAGTACCCTCTATCAGTCACCTCctatttgcagatgactgcatgaTCATCTGCAAAGAAAACACTATAGAAGCACAAAACATCATGCAACTTTTGCAGACATTTGGAATATATTCTGGACAGCTCATCAACTTTCATAAATCTGGAGTCTTCTTCAGCAAAAACACTAATGCTGAGCTAATTCTTCAAATTAGCCACTCTATGGGAGTCCAAGTCCTTCAGTTGGATGATAAATACTTAGGATCACCACTCTTCACTCATAGAAGCAAAATCAACTCTTTCAAACCTGGAGTAGAAAAATTGAAGCTAATGCTAACTGGTTGGAAACATACTCCTCTTAATCTTGTTGGCacagaagtaatcatcaaatctGTAACCTCCTCAGCCTGCATTTACCAAATGAATTGCTTCAAGGTTCCTAAGAAAACTTGCAAAGACGTTAATAATCTTCATAGAGACTTCTTCTGGGGTAAGAATATAGAAAATCCTTCTGGTTATTACCCAAAGGCGTGGACAGCAGTTTGCAAGACAAAAGATCTGGGAgtctaggattcatgaatatgGAGTTATTTAACAGCTCAATGATAACAAAAATTGGATGGAGACTTGAGCAGGACAAATATTCTCTATGGTATAAGCTTATGGATGCCAGATATCTTCTAGGCAGAAATATTCTCAGCATGGACACTAAATCCAAGGATGGGgactcttggatatggaaaggaattctGGAAGGTATAAGCAACATACAACAACACTGCTCCTGGAGAATTGGAAATGGCAGAAGGATACAAATATGGGAAGACTTATGGATTCCAAATTCTACAGCAAGACTTCAAAAACCCCACCACTGCCGTCATTATATAGATAAGCTAGAATCTTTGATTCTTCCAGATGGAAACTGGGATGAAATTCTAATCTCAAACATTTTTAGCATGCCTGAAGCTGCTGCTATTGTGTCTCTTCAAACACATCCAAATGAAGAAGACAAAATAGTATGGAACTTCAATAACACGGGAGTTTTCTCTGTCAAGGATCTTTACAAGGAAAAAATTGATTATATCTACAGAAATGATATCCCAAATGATAATTGGGGGGGCCATTTGGAACATGGAGGTGGCACCAGTCATTAAAATATTCATCTGGAAGTGTGCACATGGAATTCTCCCCACAAATGCCAAAACAGCTAGCATACTTCATTATATCAATCCTATATGCACTGTATGCAATAGTGGGGAAGAAGAAACCATGTCTCACATCTTCCTAAATTGCACTACTGCTACATTAGTTTGGCAGGAAATTCTTGGCACCTCCCATGCTCTCTTTGATAACAATACAATCTTTATCGACTGGATGAATTCCTGGTTTCATATAGGAAATGTTGATTGCAGCATCTATGCCACCACTTGTTGGTAcatctggaaagctagatgtgatcTTATATTTAAACAAATTCAACCTAATGTAGGAGTGATCACTCTCAGAATAAAGCAATACTTGTGCACCCATAATAGAATTTATGCAATGCCAAATCATATCATGAACAACTTTCCTCTGTTACCAGAGGAAGCTGCCACTGATATACAACAAGTTAATGCTCATTATACTTGGAATACAGACACAGGATTTGGGAAACATATCAGTATCTACACTATACAAGATTCTGAGGACTCTGTTTATCACACTGCTTTAACTATGACAGATTTTGCAGGAAACACCATTGGCTTTAGAGGATATCCAGGACACTATGGAGAAGGAGGACTCACAGGAGGCGCAGATCTAGCTTTCCAGTGGGCCAAAGAGATGCAGCACACAAACATCGCAATATCTGCCGAATCAATGGATATTCTAGACCGTTTCAAGTTCCTCTACAATGAAGCTGTCAAGGAATATTTCATCGCAACTACTATGAAAGAAGAAATAGTCAAGAAGACACTAGTAGAAATATGGTCATAAATCTCATATCTTTTGTTCTATTAAACCTTAGCATTGTTACTCGTAGTCAAAACATGGAAACTTTTGAATTAGCTCTACTTTGTAATAACAACACAGGCAGGTTGTGTGATACTTCCACAGCTGCCGCCTCCCATCTCATTTGTAATATTTCTTAGTGCCTTTCTAGGCCTAAGCTTttcctataaaaaaaaaagtaacctCAAATTAAGAACTTTATTTATACCCATGCCAACTTGACAATtctcattaaaaaaaaatgtgGTGCTGAATCTGCTGATATATTTACCAACTTCACCGGCAGGGAACTAGTTCTTCGAGTCCACCCAGTCACATTTTTCCGGAAACGCAAAACTCACTAATAAGTTTTGAGAGATCTCTCTCGCTTCTCACATACTACTAACTGCATCAACAACAATCTTCTACGAACCCTAAAGTTTAACCCCCACAATTTCAGAATCCTAAATCCAATTGGTTGGTTTCACTACACAAGAATCatcgaaaaaaaaaatcctcacaTCAAATCCCATTCAAAACCCAAGTTCAGATCTCAATTTCTCAAGAGAAAAGTGGATTCAAAGAGACCCAAATCAGGtgccctctttcttcttcttcttctacttctacaTTATTCTCTTCTTTCTGTTAATTGAAACCTAAAATAAGATGTGCTGGTTAGATTATTAATTGATTGATTAATCAGGAAGGATAATTctgcaagattgattttgtttagtGCCCAAATCCTAAACATTTCTTGGGTACTTAATAACATGGGGCAAGAGCTTATCTCCAAATCTAGAGAGACAAGAGTCTGAACTGTGCAACAAATATCACTTTGATCATCAAAATTTCAGCTCCTCTTTCTCTGTGTACGATGGATGAACATCAAAAAGGAATGCTATTAGAATGTGCATCAAAATATCCAATTCCACAAGGTGTAAAGATATTATATGGAACTGCTGGATTTAGAGCAGATGCATCAATTTTATCATCAACTGTATTTAGAGTTGGGATATTAGCAGCTCTAAGATCATTAAAAACTAAATCTGTTATTGGAATTATGATTACTGCTTCACATAATCAGATTTCAGATAATGGTGTTAAAATTGCTGATCCAAGTGGTGGTATGTTGACACAAGAATGGGAACCTTTTGCTGATTTACTTGCTAATGCTCCCGATCCGCTAAATCTTGTTAAGTTGATCGCGGAGTTTGCAGAGAAAGAGAACATTTCATTTGGAGGAGATTATTCTGCTGAAGTTCTTTTGGGAAGAGACACAAGACCAAGTGGTGAATCTCTTCTTGAAGCTGCAAGACAAGGAATTAATTCTGTAATTGGCGCCGTGGCTACCGATATGGGAATTCTTACTACACCACAACTCCATTGGATGGTTCGTTATCGAAATATGGGCAAAAGTGCATTAGAAAGTGACTATTTCAAACAAATCTCCAACTCTTTTAGGTGCCTAATGAATTATATACCCGAGGAAATGACCGCATCTGAGATGGATGAGTTGATTGCAGATGGAGCTAATGGAGTAGGCGGAGAAAAACTTGAAGTGGTCAAAAAAACTTTGAGCGGTTTGGAAATTCAGGTCCGCAATTCGGGTAAGGAAGGAGAAGGTGTTCTAAACCATGGAGTTGGTGCTGATTTTGTGCAGAAGGAGAAGATTGTTCCGTCTGGATTTGATCAGATTGATGTGGGAAAGAGGTGTGCAAGTTTAGATGGAGATGCTGATCGGTTTGTTTATTTCTACGTGCTACCTGGAAGTAACAACAAGATTGAACTTGTTGACGGAGATAAGATACTATCACTTTTCGCTTTATTCATCAAGCAGCAATTGACTGTTTTAAACAGGGAAGATGGTCGTCAGGTACACCTTGGCGTTGTTCAGACAGCCTACGCGAATGGAGCATCCACAGATTACCTTAAGAAGTTGGGTCTAGAAGTTGCACTTACCCCAACAGGTGTGAAATATTTGCATGAGAAGGCTTACGATTATGATATTGgaatatattttgaagcaaatggaCATGGAACAATCTTGTTCTCTGCAAGTTTCTTATCTTGGTTGGAAACAAGGAATAAAGAGCTTGCTTCTACATCTGAAGGTTCAGAACTGCAACTTTCTGTTAAGAGGCTGTTGGCAATTAGTGAATTGATCAATCAGGCAGTTGGAGATGCTTTGAGTGGGGTTCTTTTGGTGGAGGTCATCTTACGGCATATGGGATGGTCAATCCAGAGGTGGAGTGAGCTGTATCAGGATCTACCTAGTAGGCAGCTTAAGGTTAAAGTCATGGACAGAACTGCGGTTATTACAGCAAATGCAGAAACTGAGGTAGTGAAACCTACAGGTCTTCAAGAAGCAATAAACTGTGAAGTTGCTAAGTACACTATGGGAAGATCATTTATAAGGCCATCAGGTACTGAGGACGTCATACGTGTATATGCAGAGGCATcaacacaagaagaagctgataaCTTGGCCAAATCTGTGGCCCAGCATGTCAATCGTTTTCTTGGATTTGGCAGTAGCTAATATGTAGGTGTATGAGGTATTTTCTGTACATTGACTAGTTTAACCATGCCAAGTTTGAGACTTGTTTATCTTCGCTATTTGTAATTTGTTTTCGACAAAAATAAGAAAGTTGTGCAAGATTTTTCTTCTGATTTATTGGACATTGGAGTAATATCCTAATTACCCTCCTGGCCGGAAGTTGAAAAGTGTTTCAAGTTTCTGCAGAGTTTTCTAGAGATCTGTCCAAGGCCGAAATTAGCGGCTAGGATATCTTTAGCCCAAATCTTTTTTGGTTTGCGCCTACAAATTTACAAGCCATTACAAGCCATGATGCGACTTCCCAGTTTTAATATTGCAAGTCCTGACTTTTGACTATGGATAGTACAGTTTTGCTGGAAGCTACAGCTCAAGTTTATTTTGCATTGTTGTTGTGTTTGGTGTGAATACTGGATTTTTACTATTTCTTTTTGCAATAACATTGTAgcatttcaatttccatatttcTGCTGGCACTCCGGCCAAATATCAGGTTAAGACTCCTTACAAGTCGACTATTGGAGCAGGATGTGTAATGTCAGCAGAGTCCTCTATATTGCGTGCACAATCACGGAAGATATTATGTACTTCAAAACTTTTACTATTTAACACCGGTTATCTTCCCAAATATTCTCTCGGCAGCAGCAGCAAACCCCTGTTGTATAACACCGGATTCCGACACCCAAAATCTTCCTCCACTGAAAGTCTGAAAAATACAATTTGAGACAGGCAACTATTCTCTCCTCCACTGTTTTTCCAAAAGTCTGAAAAATACAATTTGAGACAAACAACTCCTCCCTCCGTTTCCCAGAAAAGTTACTATTGAATTCTCAATTTGACTTATGAAAAAAAATGATAGAAACTCTTTTATAGAAACCGAGATAGTATAATACTTGCAGATATGACAGTTGTACGAGTGAATCAGTAATTCCATTGTGaaataaatataattatcataccTCCGGTGAATTAGTAATTCCATTGTGAAAAGTCATACCCCCAGTTCAGTAAAATGGTCTAAAATAAATCTGTTTTAGCCCGTATAACTACCTTTCAGATGGGATGTTTTGTTTTACCTATAGAAACCAAACTCTTTATGGGCATCTCAATTGAAACCAAAATATTTCCGGAAGAAAACTGCATTTAGAACTAAAATATCACCTAGTAGCTCCTGGCTTTGGAAATGCATTGGCAAAACCATTAAACTCGTTGAACAAAACTCTATATGGGAGGTAGGAGACGGTAATAACATAAAAATTTCGGAAGATAACCGGATACCAGAATTAGGTAGTTATCTCTTACAACACCGTAATAACACCAACAACCGACTTTGTTTTTTTCCATGTTTCTCAATATCATAGCTAAAAGAATTTGCAACATTACAATTTTTCGTGATATGAATGATAATCCTAAATCAGACAGATTACGGTGACTATTAACTAAATTTGAGGAATTTTAGTTAAAACAATGTATGCAAAACTTCACGAAAACAGAGTTAATTCCAATAACTTAGACATGGCTGACAAATTCTGGAAAGACTCATGAAAATTGAATGTATCCCAAGGAATTCATATTTTTACTTGGAAATGTTTGCAAGAAGTTGTTTTGACAAACTTTAAACTTTTTAAAATAATGAAGGATGCATCTCCTAGATGCCCTTTTGGATGTGTAGCAGATAAAACCATAAAGCACCTTTTTTCCCACCTGTCATTATGTTAAATCTGCTTGGGCATTAGCCCTAAACCCAATTGAAGTCGAATTCGATAATTCTATATTGTTTCTAGATATTTGTAATTCTTGGATAGAAGAACCCAGTAGCATGATATCCTTAGAAGTTATTATAACAAAAAtgtggttcatatggaaagaaaTATGTAATATAATGTTCCAAGGAATACACAAAACAACTTTCCAATTAGCAAATGAAATTCAGAGACATAAGCAATTTTGGCAAAATCATAGTTGAAACTTgaaacaaaactaataaaaacagTAGGCAGGAAACTTTACAAAATCCTATCGAGGAATTAAAATTACCAAATAAATACCAACACAAATTAATGTTGATGCAACTTGGATTTCCTTTGATAAACCATCTTGTTATGTTATAATCTCTAGAGATGATGCAGGTGATTTCGAACAAGGAAGAGTAGGACCTTGCACAATAACAACACTAGAAGAATCAGAAGCAATAGGATTGTTGCAGACATCCAAGTGGACTAAGCAGCATAATTTCTAAAATTTCAGCATCAAAGGAGATTGCTAGAATCTTTTGGACTATCTTGGTGGGATTCAAACTTCCATAACTTGACAAAAACAAGCGATAATGGAGGaagttaaaaaggaaattagtttTTGTTATAACTTTTTAGGTTTTTCCTTTACTCCCAGATCGTCAAACAATGTGGCAGACATTTTAGGCTGAAACCAAAAAATTGTAAACACCACCTAGAGACAAGCACTTAACTGTATGTTGCTTcaaaaaagaaacgaaaaaaaaaactgtttgtTTGGCTACCAACAAACTTATTAgaaattattcaaaaaaaaataaattacattAGAATTATCCTAATAATCACATAGATACTTCATCGACTCATGAGATTATAACTCTAATAAAACATGGTGTAAAATGTAAAATACTTCTAATTAGTACCATTCTCCTAAAGGTGATAAATATTTCTCATAGTTGGATCAGTAACATTGTTACTATAACATGTAGCTAAGTTTACTCCAAAATATcaacttaatttatttttttttaactttagtTGTTTGAATGAAACACAAACATCAAAATAACTTAACAAGAATGGAATATTTAGTCTATACTTACTCGACGACAATATGTGAGCcaacaatttgcacatctcaaTTTTGGTAACCAGATGAGAACCATATAAATAAATGAGCTAAGTAATGTAATATTTATGAATTAGATTTTTCATGAAAATTGTCGCGTGACACGAAAATTGGTCACGAACGCTAAAACTTGTGTTGTTGTCTAAAATTGGTCATATAATTTTAATTGTAAACTATATGTGGACCAAAATCTGTTATGCCGTAACAAAATCTACCACTTGACCGGAATTTTGCTTCTTGACTCCAGTGATATGTGATTTACACTCACATCATGACTCTAAAAGTGCAATTTACCTCGTTGACTATTAATTACAAAACGAACTTCAAATTTACCCCGTGATCCTAAATATGTCACATGACCCAAAATCTGTCAGGGGACTTAAATATCTGTAATTCAACCCAAAATCTtcaaaacaatttgacaacctaatTTATATAGTGTCCAAAATATGAAAATCTTCAAAGGTAACCTAAAACAGTTTAACGTCCCACTTTATATATTGTGTCTACAGAATACTCCTGTTTGGATCCCTGACTCAGATGTTTCATGCCACATGACAAATGACTCACATATTTTACAGCATACTTCTGCTCCTACTGGTACAAAGCACGTGATGATTGGTGATGGTAAGTTATTTCCGATTTTTTAATAGGATCTTCTACTTTATCTACACCTTCTAGTCATTTTGATCTTACAAAGGTTCTTTATGTTCCTCATCTGAAGCACAATTTAGTATTTGTTGCTAAATTTACTCAAGATAATAATTGTGTTTTTTTGTTCTATCCATGGGGATATGAAATAATGTCACTGGGGAAAAACCTTATTCTGTCTAGAGTAAAGATGCAAAATAGCCTATATATCCAATAATGTCTTGTCAACATTCAGATGCTACACATGCTGCTTTCACATCTATGGTTGCATCTCCAACTATCTGGTATTCTAGATTAGGTCATCATGCAAAGA includes the following:
- the LOC113286909 gene encoding phosphoacetylglucosamine mutase-like — its product is MDEHQKGMLLECASKYPIPQGVKILYGTAGFRADASILSSTVFRVGILAALRSLKTKSVIGIMITASHNQISDNGVKIADPSGGMLTQEWEPFADLLANAPDPLNLVKLIAEFAEKENISFGGDYSAEVLLGRDTRPSGESLLEAARQGINSVIGAVATDMGILTTPQLHWMVRYRNMGKSALESDYFKQISNSFRCLMNYIPEEMTASEMDELIADGANGVGGEKLEVVKKTLSGLEIQVRNSGKEGEGVLNHGVGADFVQKEKIVPSGFDQIDVGKRCASLDGDADRFVYFYVLPGSNNKIELVDGDKILSLFALFIKQQLTVLNREDGRQVHLGVVQTAYANGASTDYLKKLGLEVALTPTGVKYLHEKAYDYDIGIYFEANGHGTILFSASFLSWLETRNKELASTSEGSELQLSVKRLLAISELINQAVGDALSGVLLVEVILRHMGWSIQRWSELYQDLPSRQLKVKVMDRTAVITANAETEVVKPTGLQEAINCEVAKYTMGRSFIRPSGTEDVIRVYAEASTQEEADNLAKSVAQHVNRFLGFGSS